The segment TGGAAACGCCGTTGATTTCGACGCCGACCAAGGGACGTGTGCTGTACCCGGGGTCGGGAAAGTCGGCGCAAGTCGATCTGATTCCGATCGAGGGCCCCGCGACAGCCGGCAGCCGGTTGTCTCTTTCGGCAATGCGGCTGATTGAGGCGCCATTGACGGATCTGCCGGTGATCAAAGTGTTTACTGCAGGGTGACCGGCCGTTGTGGTTTTGTGTGGCGTCTGCTGGATTTGCGTATTTTTGAAGAGAAGAAGCGCTTAGGGCTGTTCCAGATAGCGGGCGGCTTCGCGCCGGGCAAAGGGCTTCATGTCGGCACCATGTGAGGCGAGGAAGCTACGGGTGCGCTCTGGATCATGTTTGGACAGATCGCGCAGCCACCAGGCGATGGCCTTTTGGATGAACCAGGTGCTATCCTCGATGTAGGTCGCCGCCCAGCCTAAAATGCGGTCGCGGGCGGCAAGCTCTTGTTGTGATGGGAAATTCTGCTTGGTCCAGGGCAAGGTTATGACCAGTGCCGCGCGTCGCGTCCACATATGCGGGCTTTGTGTCCAGGATTCGATCACGTCCAGCCGCACGGGGTCGGCGGTGAGGCGGCGTTGCCCCGCCATGCAGGCGTGATCCGCAATAGCCCAGCTGTCGAAATCCGGCACCCACGATTGGAACAGATCCCAGACCGGGCGATCATCCGGGCGGATCCGAGCCTGCGTCAGCAGCTTGGCCGCAGTCAGCCGCGCCTCGAATATATCGCTGTCCCAGAGGGCTTGGGCCAGGCTGACTCTCTGGTCAAGATCAAGCGTTTGCCGCCAATCCTGCGACATAGCGTTGATCGCGGGGTTGGGCACACCCAGATAGGCGCGAGGTGTCTTGTGATAGGCGGCCATCTGTTCGGCCCGTCCTGGTTCAGCCTGTGCCCGCAATGCGGCCAGCGCGTCGTCCAGCGTCATGTGAGATTGCTCTCGATTCCGGTCGGAAACCCATCAATGGTCGAATGATTGCGCTCGGCCCAGTAGATGCGCACCCCATCCGGTCCTTTGTCGTCGGCCCATTTTTTCAACGTCTCACGTGGGGCATCCAGTGACATAAGTGGCACGGCGTAGCCGCATGAGGATTGCACCATTTCCACCGTCACATCATAGATTTGCCGCGCGCCCAGCGGATCCCGGAACAGAGTTACAAGGTCGGCGAAGTCACTATGATCGCGGTGCAGCACACGGGCGGTGCCATAGCAGCGCAGGATGATTGGACGTTTGGCAAAGCTGCACCACATCAGGGTCATGCGTGGATCGCGCACCACATGGGCGGCGGTCTCATTGCCGGAGCCAGTAAAGTTCAGCCACACGATCCGGTTCGGGCCCAGAACCCGGAGCGAATCCATCCCCTTGGGCGAGACGTTGATGCGTCCCTCGGGGGCTGCCGATCCGGTAAAGAACATCGGTTGCGCGGCGATAAAGCTGCGGTGATCGTCCGAGATGCTGTCGAATTGCTTTCCCATACCTTGACTCCTTGCGAGATTATTCAACCGTGACAGATTTGGCCAGATTGCGGGGTTGGTCCACGTCTGTGCCTTTGGCGACCGCCGTGTGATAGGCCAGCAGTTGCGCGGGCAGGGCGTAGAGGATCGGACTCAGCACGCTGGGCACTTCGGGTAGCACGATGGTTTGCCAGACATCCTGGCCTGCGGCGGCGGCCCCAGCGGCATCGGTGATCAGCAGCACTTTGCCGCCACGGGCCATGACCTCTTGCATGTTCGACACGGTCTTGTCGAACAGAGTGTCACGCGGAGCCATGACCACAACTGGCACCGTCTTGTCGATCAGGGCGATGGGCCCGTGTTTAAGTTCGCCTGATGCATAAGCTTCGGCGTGTATATAGCTGATTTCTTTTAGTTTAAGGGCGCCCTCAAGGGCGAGGGGGTACATCAGGCCGCGTCCCAAGAACAGCACATCCCTTGCCTCGGCGATCAG is part of the Puniceibacterium sp. IMCC21224 genome and harbors:
- a CDS encoding DNA alkylation repair protein; translation: MTLDDALAALRAQAEPGRAEQMAAYHKTPRAYLGVPNPAINAMSQDWRQTLDLDQRVSLAQALWDSDIFEARLTAAKLLTQARIRPDDRPVWDLFQSWVPDFDSWAIADHACMAGQRRLTADPVRLDVIESWTQSPHMWTRRAALVITLPWTKQNFPSQQELAARDRILGWAATYIEDSTWFIQKAIAWWLRDLSKHDPERTRSFLASHGADMKPFARREAARYLEQP
- a CDS encoding pyridoxamine 5'-phosphate oxidase family protein — its product is MGKQFDSISDDHRSFIAAQPMFFTGSAAPEGRINVSPKGMDSLRVLGPNRIVWLNFTGSGNETAAHVVRDPRMTLMWCSFAKRPIILRCYGTARVLHRDHSDFADLVTLFRDPLGARQIYDVTVEMVQSSCGYAVPLMSLDAPRETLKKWADDKGPDGVRIYWAERNHSTIDGFPTGIESNLT